In Arthrobacter sp. CDRTa11, one DNA window encodes the following:
- a CDS encoding DUF58 domain-containing protein: MAISGRFVLLALLGLAPVLLMPGWGTVLAVVLVLAALLALEIGLAASLRSIEMQRSEPGNVALHGTAVSSLTVRNNGRRLLRAKVRDAWQPSAGAQNPVQEIDVPAGESRKLTVRLQPVRRGDLRAPHVTLRSLGPLRLAARQRTVECPGSLRVLPPFNSRRHLPSKLRKLRELDGKAAVQIRGAGTEFDSLRDYVRGDDVRSIDWRATARRSAVVVRTWRPERDRRVVIILDTSRTSAARIEDEPRLDTGMEAALLLAVLAERGGDRVDFLAFDRRARARAGSATTGNLLGQLVQAMAPLDAELIELDWSGIPGQVRGISAHRSLVVLLTSLDGGAPEEGLIPVAAQLAQQHVVVVASVRDPLLGQMLRERHNASSVFRAAAAERTLLEREAVTSQLRHQGVEVVDAEPHQLPPQLADMYIRLKAAGRL, from the coding sequence ATGGCGATCTCCGGACGTTTTGTACTCCTGGCGCTGCTTGGCCTGGCGCCGGTGCTTCTGATGCCCGGTTGGGGAACTGTCCTGGCGGTGGTCCTGGTCCTCGCCGCGCTGCTGGCTCTGGAGATTGGCCTGGCCGCTTCTCTCCGCAGCATCGAAATGCAGCGCTCCGAACCGGGAAACGTGGCCCTGCATGGCACGGCGGTATCCAGCCTTACTGTCCGCAATAACGGCCGGCGCCTCCTCCGCGCCAAGGTCCGCGATGCCTGGCAGCCTTCCGCCGGCGCACAGAATCCCGTGCAGGAGATCGACGTTCCGGCCGGCGAAAGCCGCAAGTTGACGGTGCGGCTGCAGCCGGTCCGCCGCGGGGACCTGCGTGCCCCGCACGTAACGTTGCGCTCTCTGGGTCCCCTCCGGCTGGCGGCCCGGCAGCGCACGGTTGAATGTCCGGGCTCCCTCAGGGTCCTTCCGCCGTTCAACTCCCGCCGGCATCTCCCGTCCAAGCTCCGGAAGCTGCGTGAGCTGGACGGCAAGGCGGCCGTGCAGATCCGGGGCGCAGGCACGGAATTCGATTCCCTGCGGGACTACGTCCGCGGAGACGACGTGCGTTCCATTGACTGGAGGGCCACCGCACGCCGCTCGGCCGTCGTCGTCCGCACGTGGCGGCCGGAGCGTGACCGGCGGGTGGTAATCATCCTGGACACCTCCCGGACCTCAGCTGCCCGGATCGAGGACGAGCCACGGCTGGATACCGGGATGGAAGCGGCCCTCTTGCTGGCAGTCCTTGCCGAACGGGGCGGTGACAGGGTGGATTTCCTCGCTTTTGACCGCCGCGCGCGGGCCAGGGCAGGATCGGCCACCACCGGCAATCTCCTGGGCCAGCTGGTGCAGGCCATGGCGCCGCTGGATGCAGAACTGATCGAGCTGGACTGGTCAGGCATCCCGGGCCAGGTCCGCGGGATCTCGGCGCACCGTTCATTGGTGGTTTTGCTGACCTCGCTGGATGGCGGAGCGCCCGAAGAAGGGCTCATTCCCGTGGCTGCACAGCTGGCACAGCAGCACGTGGTGGTGGTGGCGTCCGTCCGGGATCCGCTGCTCGGCCAGATGTTGCGGGAACGGCACAACGCGTCCAGCGTTTTTCGTGCGGCGGCGGCGGAACGCACGCTGCTGGAGCGTGAGGCCGTCACCAGCCAGCTGCGGCACCAAGGGGTGGAGGTGGTGGATGCCGAACCGCATCAGTTGCCGCCGCAATTGGCTGACATGTACATCCGGCTCAAGGCTGCCGGTAGATTGTGA
- a CDS encoding AAA family ATPase, with translation MNEHSSGQQILDSLQHDPARQALLDVRNEVAKAVVGQDPTVTGLLIALLSQGHVLLEGVPGVAKTLLVRALSAALSLDTKRVQFTPDLMPGDVTGSLVYDAHTSEFSFREGPVFTNILLADEINRTPPKTQASLLEAMEERQVSVDGVSRPLPAPFLVAATQNPVEYEGTYPLPEAQLDRFLLKLTMPLPNRNDEMEVIRRHASGFNPHDLAAAGVRAVAGADDLDRARQAVARVAVEPEIIGYIVDLVRATRAAPSFQLGVSPRGATALLNTSRAWAWLSGRSFVTPDDVKALALPCLRHRVALHPEAQMDGVRVDDVLGSILASVPVPR, from the coding sequence ATGAACGAACACAGCAGCGGCCAGCAGATCCTGGATTCCCTGCAGCATGATCCCGCCCGCCAGGCACTCCTTGACGTCCGCAATGAAGTGGCCAAGGCAGTGGTGGGTCAGGACCCTACGGTCACGGGACTGCTCATTGCGCTGCTCTCGCAGGGCCATGTGCTCCTGGAGGGTGTGCCCGGCGTGGCCAAGACACTGCTTGTGCGCGCCCTCTCCGCCGCCCTGAGCCTGGACACCAAACGCGTCCAGTTCACCCCTGACCTGATGCCGGGCGACGTGACCGGCTCCCTGGTCTATGACGCGCATACCTCCGAGTTCAGCTTCCGGGAGGGTCCTGTTTTTACCAATATCCTGCTGGCTGACGAGATCAACCGCACTCCCCCTAAAACCCAGGCATCCCTGCTTGAGGCGATGGAGGAGCGGCAGGTCTCCGTGGACGGCGTGTCGCGCCCGCTGCCGGCGCCTTTCCTGGTCGCGGCAACCCAGAACCCGGTGGAGTACGAAGGGACCTATCCCCTGCCCGAAGCGCAACTGGACCGCTTCCTGCTCAAACTCACCATGCCACTGCCCAACCGCAACGACGAGATGGAAGTGATCCGGCGGCATGCTTCCGGGTTTAATCCCCACGACCTCGCGGCAGCCGGGGTCCGGGCCGTGGCAGGAGCCGACGACCTGGACCGTGCGCGGCAGGCCGTGGCGCGAGTGGCCGTCGAGCCGGAAATTATCGGCTACATCGTGGACCTGGTCCGGGCAACGCGCGCCGCGCCGTCGTTCCAGCTGGGCGTCTCGCCCCGCGGAGCAACTGCACTGCTTAATACATCCCGGGCATGGGCCTGGCTCTCCGGCCGGAGCTTTGTCACTCCCGACGACGTCAAAGCCCTCGCTCTGCCCTGCCTGCGGCACCGGGTGGCACTGCATCCGGAAGCGCAGATGGACGGGGTCCGGGTGGACGACGTACTGGGGAGCATCCTGGCCTCCGTTCCGGTCCCCCGCTGA
- a CDS encoding DUF4166 domain-containing protein, whose amino-acid sequence MNVPIYQQALGQDFDRLQPQLQDYFSLVPGSGQYGVGEGVFDVVGCRQRWLRPLFRLTSSEEAFFPEYGEGIPFRIENHAHLDPFGRSSLTARREIRFPSRTRIFQDTTSVEQGEGVPRLVDYVGRYRRVVTDLNLSVTAEGRLRGISDASRLFLGPLRLPLPPSLDARAYAEQWWDASEGAHGKHRIQVKVIQPQIGLVLVYAGSFDYRLRPYSGGSSALSFLPRYAQPDRWERRT is encoded by the coding sequence GTGAACGTTCCCATCTACCAACAGGCCCTGGGCCAGGACTTCGACAGGCTGCAGCCCCAGCTCCAGGACTACTTTTCCCTCGTGCCGGGCTCGGGCCAGTACGGCGTGGGCGAGGGTGTTTTTGACGTGGTGGGCTGCCGGCAGCGCTGGCTGAGACCCCTGTTTCGGCTCACGTCCTCGGAGGAGGCGTTCTTCCCGGAATACGGCGAGGGCATTCCATTCAGGATCGAAAACCACGCGCATCTGGATCCGTTCGGACGCTCCAGCCTGACTGCCAGGCGGGAGATCAGGTTCCCCTCCCGGACCCGCATTTTCCAGGACACCACCAGTGTGGAGCAGGGTGAAGGCGTTCCGCGGCTGGTGGATTATGTGGGCCGCTACCGGCGCGTGGTCACCGACCTTAACCTCAGCGTCACGGCGGAAGGCCGGCTGCGTGGCATCTCGGATGCCTCCCGGCTATTCCTCGGACCCCTGCGCCTGCCGCTGCCGCCGTCGTTGGATGCCAGGGCGTACGCGGAGCAGTGGTGGGACGCCTCGGAGGGGGCCCACGGAAAGCACCGGATCCAGGTTAAAGTCATCCAGCCACAGATCGGGCTGGTTCTGGTTTACGCGGGAAGTTTCGACTACCGGTTGCGCCCGTACTCCGGTGGCAGCTCGGCCCTGAGCTTCCTGCCCCGCTATGCCCAGCCGGACCGCTGGGAGCGCCGTACCTAG